The following proteins are encoded in a genomic region of Corylus avellana chromosome ca4, CavTom2PMs-1.0:
- the LOC132180116 gene encoding dirigent protein 16-like gives MSKGSSTASFFLTMLTALVHVGMIMAAVDPAAATGKEPILELYMHDILGGNSPTARPITGLLGNIYNGQVPFARPIGFIPPQGGVAIPNANGAIPTVNGLNGFPLGSGLAGAGNANNQNQPQIQLGPDGLGLGFGTITVIDDVLTSAPELGSQTIGKAQGVYVASSADGTTQMMTFTAMIEGGEYGDSLNFYGIYKIGSAMSYLSVTGGTGKFKNASGFAEVRSLIPPGQHVMDGAETLLRITVHLSY, from the coding sequence ATGTCCAAAGGATCATCAACAGCTTCATTTTTCCTCACAATGCTAACTGCACTTGTGCATGTGGGGATGATCATGGCTGCGGTTGACCCCGCAGCGGCCACCGGAAAAGAACCCATTCTTGAACTATACATGCACGACATTCTTGGGGGCAATAGCCCTACAGCTAGGCCGATCACTGGCTTGCTAGGCAACATCTACAATGGTCAAGTGCCCTTTGCAAGGCCAATAGGTTTCATCCCCCCACAAGGTGGGGTTGCTATCCCCAATGCCAATGGTGCAATTCCAACTGTTAATGGTCTCAATGGCTTCCCTTTAGGGAGTGGCTTAGCTGGTGCAGGAAACGCAAACAATCAGAACCAACCTCAGATCCAACTGGGACCAGATGGACTGGGACTAGGGTTTGGAACCATCACCGTCATCGATGATGTGCTGACCTCTGCGCCCGAGTTGGGGTCACAGACAATCGGCAAAGCTCAAGGAGTTTACGTGGCGAGCTCGGCAGACGGAACTACACAGATGATGACGTTTACAGCCATGATTGAAGGAGGAGAAtatggtgatagcctcaacttcTATGGCATATACAAGATAGGAAGCGCCATGTCATACTTGTCAGTGACTGGCGGTACTGGCAAGTTCAAGAATGCAAGTGGTTTTGCCGAGGTGCGATCGCTCATACCACCTGGTCAACATGTCATGGATGGTGCAGAAACATTGCTGAGGATTACAGTGCATCTAAGCTACTAA
- the LOC132179847 gene encoding dirigent protein 16-like has protein sequence MFKKSSPSIFIAMLIATVHMARVIAAVDPAASSKEEPVLELYMHDILGGSSPTARPITGLLGSIYDGQVPFAKQIGFDTPQNGVAIPNANGAIPTVNGATGLPLGTGLTGTAFAGNPNDQNPPQIQLGPDGLGLGFGTITVIDDILTSSPDLGSQTLGKAQGVYVASSAAGTTQMMAFTAMMEGGEYNDSLNFYGVYKFGSTVSYLSVTGGTGKFKNAYGVAEVRSLIPPGQHVTDGAESLLRITVHLKY, from the coding sequence ATGTTCAAGAAATCATCACCATCAATTTTCATTGCAATGCTAATTGCAACTGTGCACATGGCAAGAGTCATTGCTGCAGTTGATCCTGCAGCATCCAGCAAAGAAGAACCAGTGCTTGAGTTATACATGCATGACATTCTTGGAGGCAGTAGCCCTACAGCTAGGCCAATCACTGGCTTGTTAGGTAGCATCTACGACGGTCAAGTGCCCTTTGCGAAGCAGATAGGGTTTGACACTCCACAAAACGGGGTTGCCATCCCCAATGCCAATGGTGCCATTCCAACCGTTAATGGTGCCACTGGTCTCCCACTAGGAACTGGCTTAACTGGTACTGCTTTTGCAGGAAATCCAAATGATCAAAACCCACCTCAGATCCAATTGGGGCCTGATGGGTTGGGACTAGGCTTTGGAACGATCACCGTCATTGATGACATATTGACCTCCAGTCCGGATTTGGGATCACAAACACTGGGAAAAGCTCAAGGAGTTTATGTGGCAAGCTCTGCAGCTGGGACCACCCAGATGATGGCGTTTACGGCTATGATGGAAGGAGGGGAATATAATGACAGCCTAAACTTCTATGGAGTATACAAATTTGGGAGTACTGTTTCATATTTGTCAGTGACAGGAGGGACAGGCAAGTTTAAGAATGCTTATGGGGTTGCGGAAGTACGATCGCTGATACCTCCAGGTCAACATGTCACAGATGGTGCAGA